From the Theobroma cacao cultivar B97-61/B2 chromosome 2, Criollo_cocoa_genome_V2, whole genome shotgun sequence genome, one window contains:
- the LOC108660619 gene encoding NAC domain-containing protein 104-like, which translates to MIVILFSSYLQEARRKEKRTGLSQVQERDRGGGGEKREXPVVNSSSKKVGMKKYFLFYIGEGPAGIKTNWIMQEYRLSDCDSSSSRSSKRRAHSKIDHSKWVVCRVYERSSDDDDDGTELSCLDEVFLSLDDLDEISLPN; encoded by the exons ATGATTGTCATTCTCTTTTCCTCCTACTTGCAAGAAgcaagaagaaaggaaaaaaggacAGGCCTCAGCCAG GTGCAGGAGAGAGATAGAGGGGGGGGAGGGGAGAAGAGAGAANAGCCTGTCGTCAATAGCAGTAGCAAGAAAGTTGgcatgaaaaaatattttcttttctacatTGGAGAAGGTCCGGCTGGTATCAAAACCAATTGGATAATGCAAGAATATCGTCTCTCCGATTGTGATTCTAGCAGCAGTAGATCATCCAAACGTAGAGCACATTCCAAAATA GATCATAGCAAATGGGTTGTCTGTCGGGTTTATGAAAGAAGTAGTGACGACGACGACGACGGAACAGAACTCTCGTGCCTGGATGAAGTCTTCCTATCCTTGGATGACCTGGATGAAATAAGCTTGCCAAATTAG